Below is a window of Bacillota bacterium DNA.
TAGATCCCCGATCCCGAAAACCCCCTCTGTGTGCCCTGTCACTGTCGAACCCGGGGATGGGTGTGTGCATCAACGAACCCAGGCACCAGCGCAAGGTTTGATGCCTCGATAACAGCGTGTTCGGATCCCTCAGCAGGAGACGCGAGACGTTCAGGACGATATGCGATCTTGCGGATCCGGTTCCCCTCAACCAGCAAGTCGCCACGGGCGAACGGGTCGCCAGACTCCTTGTATATAAGTGCGTCTTTGAACAGGACTCCGGTTCGCTCCGATGCCACAGCCGCGTGACCTCCTACCCAAGTCTTACCGCGGCACGCAACGCAACTCGGATCATGGCATCTATGCCATTCTCAATTTCGCTTGGGCTCTTTATCTCGTGGCCGGTTATCAGGTTGCCCGCGGGCACCAGCAGCGCTGCTCCAGCAGATCCACGAAGGCTGGACACGACGAATACGGCTGACGCTTCATTTTCGACCGCGAGTACCCTTGAGTCGCTCCAAACCTTGATGCGGTGTCTGTAGTCTCCATGCGCAAACGGTGATTCGATGTAGAAGGCATCGTGTGTTCGGACAATACCCAGTCTGTAGTCGATGCCAAGTTCCTCTGCAGCGTCTACCAGTGCCCGCAGGAGTGTGAAATCTGCGACAGCAGGATATGAAAGCGGGACGTACTCAGGAGTCGTACCTTCTCCGCGGACCGCGCCTGTAGCGATGATGAGTTGGCCAGGAGCGATATCTGCCTGAAGGGCACCGCATGTACCCACCCGAATGAGATTCCTCGCGCCTACGTTTATGGCCTCTTCCACGGCGATGGAGGCCGAGGGTGCTCCAACTCCTGTTGATATGGTGGAGACTGTCACCCCATCAACTCTCCCGGTATAGGTGTAGAACTCGCGAT
It encodes the following:
- a CDS encoding nucleoside phosphorylase, translated to MEVQHHIRCKPGDIGRTVLLPGDPARAKVIAGYLEDARHVAANREFYTYTGRVDGVTVSTISTGVGAPSASIAVEEAINVGARNLIRVGTCGALQADIAPGQLIIATGAVRGEGTTPEYVPLSYPAVADFTLLRALVDAAEELGIDYRLGIVRTHDAFYIESPFAHGDYRHRIKVWSDSRVLAVENEASAVFVVSSLRGSAGAALLVPAGNLITGHEIKSPSEIENGIDAMIRVALRAAVRLG